The DNA window GCAGCAAATCAGATGTGGTGATGCCACCCCCATTTGCAACTTCAGCATCGCCTTCGCCATCACCatcaccgccgccgccgccattgtgtcctgcattgctgctgcccgTTTCCGTTTCATCCAGACCAAGCTTCAGTTGCTGTTCCTGTTTGGTGCGCTGATGGCGAGCGGCGCGTTTGCATTTGCGCGTGCGTTGCTTCTCCTTCTTCAGCTGGGATTTGGTGGGCGACGGCTCGGCCGTGGCTGTAGCAGCGTCTGGATGGTGCAAATAGAATGGCGTTGATGAGGACGCCGCTAGCTCAGACTGATCACGCGGCGATTGATCGGGACTGCCCCTATGTCCACTGcgctgcggcggctgcggctTCTCCACGGCCACAGGCAGCGACATGTCTAGGAAATATTCATGCCGCGATGAGATGTTATAGCAATCCTGGCAAGTCAATGTGGATACCAAGAAGCCGCGAAACACTTGCTCGGGACGTAAAATGCGATCGGCCGCTTGGTTGCCATAGATTTTGCACTTTTGACGCAGCTCCTCCGACACGCTGTTAATATCCTGATCCTTGTAGCCCAAGTTTTGCAAAATGACACGCTGATAACGCTTGAGATCCTCGGAGCGCACACTCTCCAGCATTTGACGCAGCAGCTCATGCGAATCATGCTGATCACCGCCCGTAAATTGTGGACACTTGCTGCAGAGCCTGTCGAAGAGCTTGCTGGGCGTAAAGACGCCGCCACCGGACTGCAGCTCCTCCAAGGCCTGTGCCAATGATGAGGTAAGATTACCCCACGATGAAAGCGTGCCCTTGATCATGGGCAGCTCGATGTCGCCCTTgtctttgaaattaaatgtgccACCGGGCAGCACAAATTGCTCGCCGGGCTCGGCGAGTTCCTTGAGCACTTCGAGCAAAAATGGTGTCTGAGCCAAGCACTGCATGACGGCATTGAAGAAACAAGTGTTGCCCAGATTGGTTAGGCCACGCACGCGTGGCAAACGCTCCAGCTCCGAGCTGGCATTGTTAATAGCACTGGCTATGGACGTAGTGGCTGCGCCAGCCGCAGTGCCGCTAATGCGTTTAGCCATGCCAGGCACATTGCTGGCAGTCATTgtcgatggcgatggcgatgttgcatgtggtggtggtggcggcagCGGAATAACAGCTGGCAATGCGCTCGGCATCATGGCGCCGAGTTGCTCGATGGTGTTCTTCAGCTTCTGCTCTATGTCGGCAATGGCTTGCGGCCGCGTGTCCACCTGTGCTATGGCCGCTGCTGTGGGTGGCTTTTGGGCCAAGCGCTTGACAAGCTCAACGCATTCCAATAGATTCTTGCGCGAATTGGGGCTAATCTCAGCATCGCAGGCATAGCACCAGATCTTAAAGCTGCGCGTATTCAATGCCAACGCATGCAAGTCCGAGTGTGGAGTCTAGAAAAGCGTGCAAAATACAGTTAGCGATGCtttgctgatgctgatgaagTCACTGGCACTTACCTCATGATGCTGCAGTGCGtgcttgttgcagctgcgtCCGCACAGCTGTGTGCCACACTTGAGACACAGCCAGAGCGCATTATCAATTTCACACTCGCCCGTCGTTGTTGCCTCACCCGCTGCTATGGGCTGCTGCACGTTTAGCTTCTGGCATTGCGGGCAGTCATAGAGCAGGCCCGTAGTCTTCAATTGACGTCGCAGGCGCGCCGTGTCCACAgacttttttatatgctgacagcaattgttgccgcTGGCGTGTCCATGGCCATtggtcagctgctgctcctcgccAGAGTCTGtggagctgccgccgccagcagtCTCATATGCGTCTCCTTGACGCTTCTTCACCATGGCCGCCACGCTCATACGTTTGTTCAGTTTAGTCGCCTCGCTTTCTCTttgtctcgcttgcacgctCTTTCAGGCTGtaactgttttgttttttattttacaagttaaatatatatgtaaatttattattcactttatacatatatattttaaactgaTTAGCTGTTTATTGCGATAAAGACTTTTTTTGACAGCTTTGTCAATTTTGTAacaacaaagtaaacaaatttacgcACATACTAGCACACAATACATACAAAGAATTTACAAACGCAgttcgctttgttgttgctgctgctgcttcttcttctttgctttgtttttgttaccaaaaatgttgcgagttcagcaacagcaataacaacaacaacaacaacaacgcagtgtgtgtgtgtctttgagGTTAAGTTTAAGTTCATGTGCTGCCATATTgggcagcaaacaacaacaaagcagctgcattgtTGTGTTTATGAACgccttaacaacaacaacagcagctttaTGTTAAGCGTAAttatgttgcttttgctttagaaacaaacaaaaacacacacacttacgttacgcacacacgcatttaAGCTGAAGTCtgcatttggcaatttgtagtattttgcgctcttttttgttgcagtgttTTTGCACACTCATtacttttgttgcaattacCTTGAGGTTAACTTtgctaaatacatatattgtgCATTAGCGTATGTATTGCTGTAAGCACTGTTCTCTCCACTacagttaaacaaattaatcaaaaacttaaaaaaaacgtGAGCACATTTGGACTATAGTTGActgtatgtaaattttataatccAATTGGAATTAACTATCCGCACACTCAAGCTACAATGCTGGTCACATTCCGTTATCGATAACTACAGTGCATGCTGTTAAAGTGAGCCAGAATGTTATGCTCATGTTAAGCTGAGCAACTGTGCACGTGAG is part of the Drosophila busckii strain San Diego stock center, stock number 13000-0081.31 chromosome X, ASM1175060v1, whole genome shotgun sequence genome and encodes:
- the LOC108605252 gene encoding ubiquitin carboxyl-terminal hydrolase 45: MSVAAMVKKRQGDAYETAGGGSSTDSGEEQQLTNGHGHASGNNCCQHIKKSVDTARLRRQLKTTGLLYDCPQCQKLNVQQPIAAGEATTTGECEIDNALWLCLKCGTQLCGRSCNKHALQHHETPHSDLHALALNTRSFKIWCYACDAEISPNSRKNLLECVELVKRLAQKPPTAAAIAQVDTRPQAIADIEQKLKNTIEQLGAMMPSALPAVIPLPPPPPHATSPSPSTMTASNVPGMAKRISGTAAGAATTSIASAINNASSELERLPRVRGLTNLGNTCFFNAVMQCLAQTPFLLEVLKELAEPGEQFVLPGGTFNFKDKGDIELPMIKGTLSSWGNLTSSLAQALEELQSGGGVFTPSKLFDRLCSKCPQFTGGDQHDSHELLRQMLESVRSEDLKRYQRVILQNLGYKDQDINSVSEELRQKCKIYGNQAADRILRPEQVFRGFLVSTLTCQDCYNISSRHEYFLDMSLPVAVEKPQPPQRSGHRGSPDQSPRDQSELAASSSTPFYLHHPDAATATAEPSPTKSQLKKEKQRTRKCKRAARHQRTKQEQQLKLGLDETETGSSNAGHNGGGGGDGDGEGDAEVANGGGITTSDLLPGKRAWGEGQRADTMSLSATTSEHSDADVEDNLTEDGTTKCKGKFYTDSNGNAQPLGEKRDDVPEHLDKDSLEEDENDSGIATSPAPTASSTSNNNSSSNSNVNGNGTRSESSTTVGSLVSPGLSEKGASLIRQLSIGAIEQAAAQETAAAAAKPAPQRRVRTQSYSDWSTTIAPRYQCEVGECSVPSCLNNFTAVELMTGQNKVGCESCTRRINGPDPQAKSVNTNATKQLLVSSPPAVLILHLKRFQIWPRCTFRKLTRQVSYPNLLDIAAFCGSKVKNLPNIDRKQKKLLYALYGVVEHSGGLYGGHYTAYVKVRAKLTPDDKRWKFLPHGSKAELDQDDEQLKKLEELLAKEKARELRMDAMDDSDDLTNSSSNASTSDEGSVGSPATGDDEAAQSSTATANDEASNVQAPPGKWYYVSDSRVQEVSEETALKAQAYLLFYERIY